From Staphylococcus sp. IVB6214:
GTACCCTTCTCTAAGAAAAGATCTTTATAAGCATTGACAACATTATAATAATTATAATTACTAATTACTTCTCTATGTATTGATGACTCCTTGTTAATAGTCATATTTCTCTCTTTTAAGATTTCAATTCGCTCTTCATCCGTTTTATAAATCTTCTCTGACACTTTTATTACCACCCCTTTGTAAAAAAAAACGCCTGCCAGACGTATCTGGCTAGGCTGAATCACTATTTATAATATACCATATCTAAATTCATACCTAAACCCTTTTCTAGAATACTATATATTGTGTCTTTGTAATCATAAAGAGAAAATTTTATAATACTCTCAAAATCTTTTACCACTCTTGTAAAACAATAATAAGATCATTTACATCAATCAAATAAGCAGCAACATTCTAAGGAGCGCTAGCAGATATACTGCTCACACTTCTCCCTTTATCCAATAATCTCTTTGTCATAAAATAACAATATACATCATAAAATTTTTTTAAATTTTGAAGTATCCATAGAAAATTATATATTATAAATAAAACAGGAGCTGAGCACTATGTCTCAGTTCCTGTTTTTAAGATGTAGAAATAAGTGTAATGGCAGTAGGTGTCTGAAGTGAAAATGTGTTTTTACAAACTTTTTTCACTTCTAGTCACCCTTGCCGGGGTGGGACACAAAAGGATTGCTATACCCTTTTATGCCCCTTTTCACCTTGCAACTTACTATAAAACCAATCTTCTGAATCTATCTTATTATTCAAGCTTATTCCCACTCGATGAAATGAGTGTTTTTCGTTAGTTTTTATCTACTTATAACCATTGATATTACAGTGTTTTTATAGCTTAATACTTCTCATCAATTAACATCACTTCATAATTAACGTATTCAAATACGTATTCAAAACCTGTAACGCGTGATGATTTTTATATTATATTAAACGTGACTAGTTTCTACTGCTTTCCATATTAAAATTCCCTTTACAATAGGCAATTATTTCCCTGGAACTGTACACTATGTTCTTTTTAATTTTATGAATTTTAAATAAGTTCCCATTCTCCATATATACTCTAGTGGGCCATATGTAAAGTATTTGAACCACATTACACTGAAGAAAATTTGAATAACATAGATCACTAAACACATAATTAAGCTGTGGGTCATTGATATTTCTGCTTTAAAAATACATTGTGTGTAAAATAATATAAGTAGCGTTTGAAAAATGTAGTTCGTCAAAGCTAATCTGCCATAGAATTTTAAAGGAGATAAGCATTTAAAACCAAATTTTGTCTGCGTTATTACAACGATTGTTAGGACATAAAACAAGGATATGAAAGGGGACGTTAATGTTATTAAATGATCAAACAGTATTCTTCCTTGAACGTAAGTTTCTCCATAAACCCCGGCTTTTTCAGCAACAATGTAATTTGGATAACTGTAAAACGAAAATAATAAAATAAAACTAATTAAAGCAAATACTGCTGATATGCACCAAGCTATACGCCATAAGTTAAAGTTTTGATTTAACTTTTCAGGCAATCGATACTGGCCTATGGCTAATCCAATAATAAAATAAGGTAATACCAATATTATTTTTACATCCAAAATTGTAATTGCTATTAATAATAAAATACCTATAATTAAATTTATTTCCTTTTTTAAATGGAAAAATATTAATAATACCAGCCCTACAATAGCGTAAACATTTAATGCTTCTCCTGGTTGTAGTTGCATATGTATAAAACCAAATACGTATAAAATTAATAATCTTCTTATATACAATAAATATTTATTTTGAGGTTTATAGGCAGCTCTTTCCATAAATATGTAAAACCCTATACCAAAAAGCGTAGAGAATATTGCAAAAAATTTGCTTTCTATAAATATACTCAAAAAACTTGCATACATAGCGTCAAAACCATCTATAGGCATTTTTAAATCTACTAATTTAATTCCTGCTACATTAACCAATATAATTCCTAATAAAGCAAAGCCTCTTAAGTAATCTAGCAATTCAATCCTTTTATTTACCATATAATAAC
This genomic window contains:
- a CDS encoding DUF418 domain-containing protein translates to MVNKRIELLDYLRGFALLGIILVNVAGIKLVDLKMPIDGFDAMYASFLSIFIESKFFAIFSTLFGIGFYIFMERAAYKPQNKYLLYIRRLLILYVFGFIHMQLQPGEALNVYAIVGLVLLIFFHLKKEINLIIGILLLIAITILDVKIILVLPYFIIGLAIGQYRLPEKLNQNFNLWRIAWCISAVFALISFILLFSFYSYPNYIVAEKAGVYGETYVQGRILFDHLITLTSPFISLFYVLTIVVITQTKFGFKCLSPLKFYGRLALTNYIFQTLLILFYTQCIFKAEISMTHSLIMCLVIYVIQIFFSVMWFKYFTYGPLEYIWRMGTYLKFIKLKRT